A region from the Silene latifolia isolate original U9 population chromosome 7, ASM4854445v1, whole genome shotgun sequence genome encodes:
- the LOC141592472 gene encoding uncharacterized protein LOC141592472 — MNPEVQLEMEEAMNPEVADTTPIITDINNLTIKPKSQKSRNNTKIKDVSGSSRATRFVPRDIHMAKILHLLRVDVDAIDDKVNGNARQKKGLAKVDRNWITQFLTVDWSNAFNEEGHVRVTHVMHMLPKLTNRPDAHTSLWISYRRLESAALGLADYNRRNEGAEYYLVKPINAQPARRERKYVSHANFLAKRKNDPEAPLELFYAEVLYSSDDVTICCRLEPRLFPPDISPPLENVKFKRARVIHPEGFSCFTCDRQCRRYL, encoded by the exons ATGAATCCCGAGGTGCAACTTGAGATGGAGGAAGCCATGAATCCCGAGGTCGCAGACACCACGCCCATCATCACTGACATAAATAATTTGACAATCAA ACCTAAATCCCAAAAAAGCCGCAACAACACCAAAATCAAGGATGTCTCTGGTAGCAGTCGCGCCACTAGATTTGTTCCCCGTGATATTCATATGGCCAAAATTCTTCATCT GTTGAGAGTTGATGTTGATGCCATCGATGACAAGGTGAATGGTAATGCCAGGCAGAAAAAAGGTCTTGCCAAAGTTGATCGTAATTGGATTACCCAATT TCTTACAGTAGATTGGAGTAATGCATTCAATGAAGAAGGACACGTGCGTGTCACTCACGTCATGCACATGCTTCCTAAGCTCACAAATAGACCTGATGCGCACACTTCACTATGGATAAGTTACCGTCGTCTTGAATCTGCAGCGCTGGGATTAGCAGATTACAACAGGAGAAATGAG GGTGCCGAGTATTATCTTGTGAAGCCGATCAATGCACAGCCTGCTCGGAGGGAAAGGAAGTATGTCAGCCATGCCAACTTCTTGGCGAAGCGCAAGAATGACCCTGAAGCTCCTCTGGAATTGTTTTATGCTGAAGTTCTCTATAGCTCTGATGATGTAACTATCTGTTGCCGTTTGGAACCTCGACTTTTTCCTCCTG ATATCAGTCCTCCTCTTGAAAATGTGAAATTTAAGCGTGCACGAGTTATTCATCCTGAAGGTTTTTCCTGTTTCACATGTGACAGACAATGTAGAAGATACCTCTGA
- the LOC141592473 gene encoding uncharacterized protein LOC141592473: MEEGCFLNKLPAVAMDPEVSDSTPLSNFQDLTIKPKSQESRTNTNVCGSSSSSSFVPSDPHMAKILDLLRVDLDAIDDKVNGNAKQKKGRAKVDRNWISNLLRVDWSNAFTEEGHLRVPDYLHLLPKMITRPDAHRSLWISYRRLKSAALGLADYNKRNEGDEYYLVKPITAQPARKEGEFVSHANFLAKRKNDSESPVELFFAEVFYVSDVVTICCRLEPRLYPPDIIPPLENAIFSRKRVVHAEGFSCLTCDREGRRYL; this comes from the exons ATGGAAGAAGGCTGCTTTCTAAACAAACTTCCCGCTGTGGCCATGGATCCCGAGGTCTCTGATTCCACGCCTCTCTCTAACTTCCAAGATTTAACAATCAA ACCAAAATCCCAAGAAAGCCGTACAAACACGAATGTCTGtggtagcagcagcagcagtagttTTGTTCCCTCTGATCCTCATATGGCCAAAATTCTTGACCT GTTGAGAGTTGATCTCGACGCCATTGATGACAAGGTGAATGGCAATGCCAAGCAGAAGAAAGGTCGTGCCAAAGTCGATCGTAATTGGATTAGCAACCT GCTTAGAGTCGATTGGAGTAATGCATTCACTGAAGAAGGACACTTGCGTGTCCCTGACTATTTGCACTTGCTTCCTAAGATGATTACTAGACCTGATGCGCACCGTTCACTATGGATAAGTTACCGTCGTCTCAAATCTGCAGCTTTGGGATTAGCAGATTACAACAAGAGAAACGAG GGTGACGAGTACTATCTTGTGAAGCCGATCACTGCACAGCCTGCCCGAAAGGAAGGGGAGTTTGTCAGCCATGCCAACTTTTTGGCGAAGCGTAAGAATGACTCTGAATCTCCTGTGGAATTGTTTTTTGCTGAAGTTTTCTATGTCTCTGATGTCGTGACTATCTGCTGCCGTTTGGAACCCCGACTCTATCCTCCTG ATATAATTCCTCCCCTTGAGAATGCGATATTCAGCCGTAAACGAGTTGTCCATGCTGAAGGTTTTTCCTGTTTAACATGTGACAGAGAAGGTAGAAGATACCTCTGA